In Streptomyces nojiriensis, one genomic interval encodes:
- the ureG gene encoding urease accessory protein UreG: MHLDHAVAYPHRHTHSAAPLRPDGTRRALRIGLGGPVGSGKTATVAALCRALRTELSMAVVTNDIYTREDAEFLLREAVLPPERITAVETGACPHTAIRDDISANLEAVEELEDAFRENGRLDLILVESGGDNLTATFSRGLVDAQIFVIDVAGGDDIPRKGGPGVTTADLLVVNKTDLAPHVGSDLDRMARDAAAQRGELPVAFQSLRGPEGVAPVAAWVRERIAAWSSR; this comes from the coding sequence ATGCACCTCGACCACGCCGTCGCCTATCCCCACCGGCACACCCACAGCGCCGCCCCCCTGCGGCCCGACGGCACCCGGCGGGCCCTGCGCATCGGACTCGGCGGACCCGTCGGCTCCGGCAAGACCGCCACCGTCGCCGCCCTGTGCCGCGCGCTGCGCACCGAACTGTCCATGGCCGTCGTCACCAACGACATCTACACCCGCGAGGACGCCGAGTTCCTGCTCCGCGAGGCAGTCCTGCCGCCCGAGCGGATCACCGCCGTCGAGACCGGGGCCTGCCCGCACACCGCCATCCGCGACGACATCTCCGCCAACCTGGAGGCCGTGGAGGAACTGGAGGACGCCTTCCGGGAGAACGGCCGACTGGACCTGATCCTCGTCGAGTCCGGCGGGGACAACCTCACCGCGACCTTCTCCCGCGGACTCGTCGACGCCCAGATCTTCGTCATCGACGTGGCCGGCGGGGACGACATCCCGCGCAAGGGCGGCCCCGGCGTCACCACCGCGGACCTCCTCGTCGTCAACAAGACCGACCTCGCCCCCCACGTCGGCTCCGACCTCGACCGGATGGCCCGCGACGCCGCCGCCCAGCGCGGCGAACTCCCCGTCGCCTTCCAGTCGCTGCGCGGCCCGGAGGGGGTCGCCCCGGTGGCCGCCTGGGTGCGCGAGCGGATCGCCGCCTGGTCCTCGCGATGA
- a CDS encoding urease accessory protein UreF, whose product MSRAALLVLADGRFPAGGHAHSGGAEAACKAGRIHDAATLEDFCRGRLHTAGLTAAALAAAAALGLDPAVLDAAADARTPSPALRTAARRLGRQLLRAARATWPAAELEALAAAFPRGAHQPVVLGVTARAAGLGPGDAAHVAAYESVGGPATATVRLLGLDPFEASGVLARLAPELDAVAARAERAALRARSQGPDALPAASSPLLDISAEVHADWPVRLFAS is encoded by the coding sequence ATGAGCCGCGCCGCGCTGCTCGTCCTCGCCGACGGCCGCTTCCCCGCCGGAGGGCACGCCCACTCCGGCGGGGCCGAGGCCGCCTGCAAGGCGGGCCGGATCCATGACGCCGCCACCCTGGAGGACTTCTGCCGGGGCCGGCTGCACACCGCCGGCCTCACCGCCGCCGCGCTCGCCGCGGCCGCCGCCCTCGGGCTCGACCCGGCCGTGCTCGACGCCGCCGCCGACGCCCGCACCCCCTCGCCGGCGCTGCGCACCGCGGCCCGGCGGCTCGGGCGGCAGCTGCTGCGCGCCGCCCGGGCCACCTGGCCCGCCGCCGAACTGGAAGCCCTGGCCGCGGCGTTCCCCCGCGGGGCCCACCAGCCCGTGGTGCTCGGCGTCACCGCCCGGGCGGCCGGGCTCGGGCCCGGGGACGCCGCGCACGTGGCGGCGTACGAGAGCGTCGGCGGACCCGCCACCGCGACCGTACGGCTGCTGGGCCTGGACCCCTTCGAGGCGAGCGGGGTACTGGCCCGGCTCGCCCCCGAGCTGGACGCCGTCGCGGCCCGGGCGGAGCGGGCCGCGCTGCGGGCCCGCTCCCAGGGCCCCGACGCGCTGCCGGCGGCCTCCTCGCCGCTGCTGGACATCTCGGCGGAGGTCCATGCCGACTGGCCGGTCCGGCTCTTCGCTTCCTGA
- a CDS encoding urease subunit alpha translates to MAELSRQVYADLFGPTAGDRIRLADTDLFVEIEQDLSGGPGRAGDEAVFGGGKVIRESMGQARTTRAEGAPDTVITGVVVLDHWGIVKADLGIRDGRICGIGKAGNPDTMDGVDPALVIGPETEIIAGNGKIVTAGAIDAHVHFISPTVIEEALASGITTLVGGGTGPAEGSKATTVTPGPWHLARMFAALEAYPVNIGLLGKGNTMSREGMHSQLRGGALGFKIHEDWGATPAVIDACLSVCEETGAQVAIHTDTLNEAGFVADTLAAIAGRTIHSYHTEGAGGGHAPDIITVVSEPNVLPSSTNPTRPHTVNTVEEHLDMLMVCHHLNPAVPEDLAFAESRIRPSTIAAEDVLHDLGAISIISSDSQAMGRVGEVVLRTWQTAHVMKKRRGFLPGDGPADNHRARRYVAKYTINPAVAQGLAREIGSVETGKLADLVLWNPAFFGVKPELVIKGGQIAYAQMGDANASIPTPQPVLPRPMFGSHGRAPGLNSLNFTAQAALDDGLPERLGLGKQFVAIEGTRKLSKADMRNNDAMPRVEVDADTFTVTIDGEAVEPAPAVELPMAQRYFLF, encoded by the coding sequence ATGGCTGAGCTCTCCCGCCAGGTGTACGCCGACCTCTTCGGGCCGACCGCCGGCGACCGGATCCGGCTCGCCGACACCGACCTCTTCGTCGAGATCGAGCAGGACCTCAGCGGCGGCCCCGGGCGCGCCGGCGACGAGGCCGTCTTCGGCGGTGGCAAGGTGATCCGCGAATCCATGGGGCAGGCCCGCACCACCCGGGCCGAGGGCGCCCCCGACACCGTGATCACCGGGGTCGTCGTCCTCGACCACTGGGGCATCGTCAAGGCCGACCTCGGCATCCGCGACGGCCGGATCTGCGGCATCGGCAAGGCCGGCAACCCCGACACCATGGACGGGGTCGACCCCGCACTGGTCATCGGTCCCGAGACCGAGATCATCGCCGGTAACGGGAAGATCGTCACCGCCGGTGCCATCGACGCCCACGTGCACTTCATCTCCCCGACGGTCATCGAGGAGGCGCTCGCCTCCGGGATCACCACCCTCGTCGGCGGCGGGACCGGACCGGCCGAAGGCAGCAAGGCCACCACCGTCACCCCCGGGCCCTGGCACCTGGCCCGGATGTTCGCGGCCCTGGAGGCCTACCCGGTCAACATCGGCCTGCTCGGCAAGGGCAACACCATGTCCCGCGAGGGGATGCACTCCCAACTGCGCGGCGGCGCCCTCGGATTCAAGATCCACGAGGACTGGGGGGCCACCCCCGCCGTCATCGACGCCTGCCTCTCGGTGTGCGAGGAGACCGGCGCCCAGGTCGCCATCCACACCGACACGCTCAACGAGGCCGGGTTCGTCGCCGACACCCTCGCCGCCATCGCCGGGCGGACCATCCACTCGTACCACACCGAGGGCGCGGGCGGCGGGCACGCACCCGACATCATCACCGTGGTCTCCGAGCCGAACGTCCTGCCCAGCTCCACGAACCCCACCCGGCCGCACACCGTCAACACCGTCGAGGAGCACCTCGACATGCTGATGGTCTGCCACCACCTCAACCCGGCCGTCCCCGAGGACCTCGCCTTCGCCGAATCGCGGATCCGGCCCTCGACCATAGCGGCCGAGGACGTACTCCACGACCTCGGAGCCATCTCCATCATCTCCTCCGACTCCCAGGCCATGGGCCGGGTCGGCGAGGTCGTGCTGCGCACCTGGCAGACCGCCCACGTGATGAAGAAGCGGCGCGGCTTCCTCCCCGGCGACGGGCCCGCCGACAACCACCGGGCCCGCCGCTACGTCGCCAAGTACACGATCAACCCCGCGGTGGCCCAGGGGCTCGCCCGCGAGATCGGCTCGGTCGAGACCGGCAAACTCGCGGACCTGGTGCTGTGGAACCCGGCCTTCTTCGGGGTCAAGCCCGAACTCGTCATCAAGGGCGGCCAGATCGCCTACGCGCAGATGGGCGACGCCAACGCCTCCATCCCCACCCCGCAGCCCGTCCTGCCCCGGCCCATGTTCGGCAGCCACGGCCGCGCGCCCGGCCTCAACTCCCTGAACTTCACCGCGCAGGCCGCGCTCGACGACGGACTGCCCGAACGGCTGGGACTCGGCAAGCAGTTCGTGGCCATCGAGGGCACCCGCAAGCTGAGCAAGGCCGACATGCGCAACAACGACGCCATGCCCAGGGTCGAGGTCGACGCCGACACCTTCACGGTCACCATCGACGGGGAGGCCGTGGAACCGGCGCCCGCGGTGGAACTGCCCATGGCCCAGCGCTACTTCCTGTTCTGA
- a CDS encoding urease subunit beta yields the protein MIPGEIAYGDGPVPLNEGRPVTRLTVLNAADRPVQVGSHYHFAEANPGLDFDRSAARGLRLNVAAGTAVRFEPGIPVAVELVPLAGLRTVPGLRGETGGPLDG from the coding sequence ATGATCCCCGGCGAAATCGCCTACGGGGACGGCCCGGTACCCCTCAACGAGGGCCGTCCCGTCACCCGTCTCACCGTGCTCAACGCGGCCGACCGGCCCGTCCAGGTCGGCTCCCACTACCACTTCGCCGAAGCCAACCCCGGCCTCGACTTCGACCGCTCCGCCGCCCGCGGGCTCCGGCTCAACGTCGCCGCCGGGACGGCCGTCCGCTTCGAACCGGGCATCCCGGTCGCGGTGGAACTCGTACCGCTGGCGGGCCTGCGCACCGTACCCGGGCTGCGCGGCGAGACCGGAGGGCCGCTCGATGGCTGA
- a CDS encoding urease subunit gamma → MQLTPHEQERLLIHVAADVAEKRRARGVRLNHPEAIALITSHLLEGARDGRTVAELMASGRTVLTREEVMEGIPEMIHDVQVEATFPDGTKLVTVHDPIV, encoded by the coding sequence GTGCAACTGACACCGCACGAGCAGGAGAGACTGCTCATCCACGTGGCCGCCGACGTGGCCGAGAAGCGGAGGGCGCGCGGAGTCCGCCTCAACCATCCGGAGGCGATCGCGCTGATCACGTCGCACCTCCTGGAAGGGGCCCGCGACGGCCGGACCGTGGCGGAGCTGATGGCCTCGGGCCGCACCGTCCTGACCCGCGAGGAGGTCATGGAGGGGATCCCCGAGATGATCCACGACGTCCAGGTCGAAGCGACCTTCCCGGACGGCACCAAACTCGTCACGGTCCACGACCCGATCGTCTGA
- a CDS encoding VOC family protein, with protein sequence MFINPVRHITFDALDPYRVAEFWAAVTGFTMHPDDVEGDDEVLLEPGQPGVPGLLFIRVPDGKSGKNRVHLDIQPPTGTRDETVERLIGLGAKLVDDRRAADGVAGWVVLADPEGNELCIERSAGERGLA encoded by the coding sequence ATGTTCATCAATCCCGTCCGGCACATCACCTTCGACGCCCTCGACCCCTACCGGGTCGCCGAGTTCTGGGCCGCGGTGACCGGTTTCACGATGCATCCCGACGACGTGGAAGGGGACGACGAGGTCCTGCTGGAACCCGGGCAGCCCGGTGTGCCGGGGCTGCTGTTCATCCGGGTCCCGGACGGCAAGTCGGGCAAGAACCGGGTCCACTTGGACATCCAGCCGCCGACCGGCACCCGGGACGAGACCGTCGAGCGCCTGATCGGGCTCGGCGCGAAGCTCGTGGACGACCGCCGCGCCGCGGACGGTGTCGCGGGCTGGGTCGTGCTCGCCGACCCCGAGGGCAACGAGCTGTGCATCGAGCGCAGCGCGGGCGAACGCGGCCTCGCCTGA
- a CDS encoding ATP-binding protein translates to MADHQEASVTLPSDPASVATARRYVAEVLGEWGLPDDADTADSVRLIVSELATNAVQHTFGQSPTFTVDVRLERQEWLRVGVTDSHPRWPRRLPAAVQQDNGRGMVIIRWLAAEAGGRLSVTPTEDGGKTVWIALPWSVGAPARSATGR, encoded by the coding sequence ATGGCAGATCACCAGGAAGCATCCGTTACTCTGCCGAGCGATCCCGCCTCGGTCGCCACTGCCCGACGCTATGTCGCGGAGGTGCTGGGCGAGTGGGGACTCCCCGATGACGCCGACACCGCCGACAGCGTCCGCCTGATCGTCTCCGAGCTCGCCACCAACGCCGTACAGCACACTTTCGGCCAGTCGCCCACCTTCACCGTCGACGTCCGGCTGGAGCGCCAGGAGTGGTTGCGCGTCGGGGTGACGGACAGCCACCCGCGCTGGCCCAGGAGGCTCCCGGCCGCCGTCCAGCAGGACAACGGCCGGGGCATGGTCATCATCCGCTGGCTGGCGGCGGAGGCGGGCGGCAGGCTCTCGGTCACCCCGACCGAGGACGGCGGCAAGACGGTGTGGATCGCACTGCCCTGGAGCGTCGGGGCCCCGGCGCGGAGCGCCACCGGCCGCTGA